From one Bos javanicus breed banteng chromosome 15, ARS-OSU_banteng_1.0, whole genome shotgun sequence genomic stretch:
- the LOC133260946 gene encoding olfactory receptor 5P76, translated as MTGFILLGLTNDPVLRIILFMIILCIYLVTICGNLSTIILIRISSQLHHPMYFFLSHLAVADVGYSSSVTPNMLVNFLVEKNTISYPGCAIQLGSAVFFGSTECILLAAMAYDRFIAICSPLLYSTKMSTQVCVQLLIVAYIGGFFDASSFTISFYFLLFCGPNRVNHFFCDFAPLVELSCSDISIPAVVTSFTAGSIIVVTAVVIAVSYIYILITILKMHSTEGRHKAFSTCTSHLTAVTLFYGTITFIYVMPKSSYSTDQNKVVSVFYMVVIPMLNPLIYSLRNNEIKGALKRAWQKNTFLVKSVVL; from the coding sequence ATGACAGGATTCATTTTACTGGGCTTAACAAATGATCCAGTCCTTCGAATCATCCTCTTCATGATCATCCTCTGTATCTACCTGGTGACCATATGTGGGAATCTCAGCACAATCATTCTTATCAGAATCTCGTCTCAGCTCCATCatcctatgtattttttcctgagCCACTTGGCCGTTGCTGATGTGGGCTATTCATCTTCTGTTACACCCAATATGCTTGTAAACTTCCTGGTGGAGAAAAATACCATCTCCTATCCTGGATGTGCCATCCAGCTTGGTTCAGCTGTTTTCTTCGGATCAACTGAGTGCATCCTTTTGGCTGCCATGGCATATGATCGCTTCATAGCAATCTGCAGCCCACTGCTTTATTCCACCAAAATGTCCACACAAGTTTGTGTCCAGTTACTCATAGTGGCTTATATAGGTGGTTTTTTTGATGCTTCCtcctttactatttccttctattttttacttttctgtggaCCAAATCGAGTCAatcattttttctgtgattttgctCCTTTGGTCGAACTCTCCTGTTCTGACATCAGTATCCCTGCAGTTGTCACCTCATTTACAGCTGGCTCCATCATTGTGGTCACAGCAGTTGTTATAGCTGTATCCTACATCTACATCCTCATCACCATCCTGAAGATGCACTCCACCGAGGGGCGccacaaagccttctccacctgcacaTCCCACCTCACAGCAGTCACTCTGTTCTATGGGACCATCACGTTCATTTACGTGATGCCCAAGTCCAGCTACTCAACTGACCAGAATAAGGTGGTGTCTGTGTTCTACATGGTGGTGATCCCCATGTTGAACCCCCTCATCTACAGCCTCAGGAACAATGAGATTAAGGGGGCTCTGAAGAGAGCTTGGCAGAAAAATACTTTCTTAGTGAAGTCTGTTGTTTTGTAG
- the LOC133260947 gene encoding olfactory receptor 10J4-like, translated as MLAVKLSHNLHTPMHFFLCGLSFSETCTTVVVIPRMLVDLLSDSKSTSIPECATQMFFFFGLGTNNCFILAAMSYDRYTAIHNPLHYSILMTRKICFQLMMASCITGVVVSLCIVLIVFNLSFCDSSIIQHFFCDITPVVSLACDYTIFQKMILLAFTAFVLVGSFILIMISYVFIGSIVMKMPSAKGRYKAFSTCSSHLTVVCTHYGFAGFVYLRPKNSDSFHEDMLMAVTYTVLTPLLNPIVYSLRNKEMQTALKKVLGNICRFSP; from the coding sequence ATGCTGGCCGTCAAGCTCAGTCACAACCTTCACACTCCCATGCACTTTTTCCTCTGTGGCCTCTCCTTTTCAGAAACCTGTACCACTGTGGTAGTCATCCCTCGCATGTTGGTGGACTTGCTATCAGACAGTAAGTCCACTTCTATTCCTGAGTGTGCCACacagatgtttttcttctttggcttAGGAACCAACAACTGCTTCATCTTGGCCGCCATGTCCTATGACCGTTACACTGCTATTCACAACCCACTGCACTACTCCATCCTCATGACCCGGAAGATCTGCTTTCAGCTGATGATGGCTTCTTGCATCACTGGGGTTGTGGTGTCACTGTGCATCGTCCTCATAGTATTCaacttgtctttctgtgactccaGCATCATCCAGCATTTTTTTTGTGACATTACACCTGTAGTCTCCCTTGCCTGTGATTACAccatttttcagaaaatgattCTTCTTGCCTTCACTGCCTTTGTGTTGGTGGGcagctttattttaattatgatttcCTATGTCTTCATTGGGTCCATAGTTATGAAGATGCCTTCAGCCAAGGGGAGGTATAAGGCCTTCTCAACTTGCTCCTCCCACCTCACTGTGGTGTGCACACACTATGGATTTGCTGGCTTTGTCTATTTGAGGCCCAAGAACAGTGACTCATTCCATGAAGAtatgctgatggctgtgacatatACAGTGCTGACACCTCTGCTTAATCCCATTGTTTACAGtctaagaaacaaagaaatgcaaacagcccTAAAGAAAGTACTAGGCAACATATGTAGGTTTTCCCCTTAG